The Bacillus sp. F19 DNA segment ATCTGTTTTCCTCGAAAATAACTGACTGAATAGCCGGCAGCTGCTATTGATAGGGAGACGAGCAAATAAATCATCCAGTACAGATGCGTGCCTGCATGATATATGCTAAGCACAAACGCTCCTGTGAACCAAAAGATAATATGCAGGAGATGCTGAAGCTTGTATCGCTTTTGCTCAGCAATTGCCTCAATAAAAAAAACCGTATAGATGACAGCTAGCATGGCATAAATAAAAGAAACAACAACGAGCATAACAATCATGCCTGATCACGCTCCTTTAAACTCCTCTACATTTTCTCACAATTGATGAATTCTATAAAGAAGTTTATCCAATAGTTACCCAGGTAACTTTTCTAGTATTCTATGTTATAATTACCTAGGTAACTAATTTGCGAGGAGAAATAATATGTCAGAAATTGATCAGAATATTTTCCACTCCATTCAGCAGCTATCAAGGCAGCTTACAAAACGGCTGAACGAGGTTTTACAGCCCTATGGCCTGTTCAGTGCACAATGGACCGTTTTATTCACCTTAAAAAAATATGGAACACTTACACAGACAGATCTCTGTGACTACCTCTCAATTGAAGCTCCGCCAATGACCCGGACGATTCAGAGACTTGTGAAGCAAGGGTATGTTATTCAAATCCCAGGTTCAGATAAACGGACAAAGCATATAAAGCTTACAGATAAAGCAATAAATGATTATGCGCTATGGGAAAAATCCGTATTAGAAATGGAGAATGACTTACTTAAAGCAATTCCTGATGACATGCAAGATCCTCTCCGGACATACATCCAGCAGTGGCTTCAGCACATAAGAAATTCAGAACGGGGATGAAAGTATGAAAGAACAAAAACTATGGACAAAAGATTTTCTCTCTATCTCTTTAAGCAGCTTTTTTCTGTTTTTAACGTTTTACTATTTGCTTGTTACTCTTCCAATCTATTCTCTTCATGATTTAAACGGCAAGCCATCACAAGCAGGACTGATCGTGACAATTTTTCTTCTGGCAGCGATTGTCATCCGCCCTTTTGCAGGAAAGTGGATTGAGCTCTGCGGAAAAAGGATTGTGCTGATATCCTCTCTTTCTATCTTTGCTTTAGGATCTCTTCTCTACTATTTTACAAATACAATGAACGGATTGTATCTTCTCCGCTTTTTTCATGGGATTGGATTTGGAATGGCTACAACAGCTGCAGGGGCAATTGTTGCAGATATTATTCCAGAATCCAGGCGCGGGGAAGGAATGGGCTATTATGCGATGTCAATGAACCTTGCAATGGTCATCGGTCCGTTTCTCGGACTTACTGCAATGGAACAATGGGGAACAGCAGCGATGTTCGGCATCTGTATCTTCACTGCCTTTTTCTCTCTGTTCTCATGTCTTATAATCAAGATGCCAAAGCCTGTAAAAACAAGCAGCAAAGTGGTGCCTTCAATCGATAACAAAGGCTTGAAAGGACTATTTGAACCAACAGCCATTTCGATTGCTATTGTTGCAGGTTTATTTGCCCTTGTCTACGCTTCTATTCTTTCGTTTGTTTCGGTTTATGCGAAACAAATTGGCTTATTTGAAGCAGCAAGCTACTTCTTTGTGGTATATGCTATCGTCATGTTAATTGCACGGCCCTTCACGGGAAGATGGTTTGATCAATACGGGGCAAATGTCATCATTTATCCGGCGATTGTTTGCTTTGCATCAGGCATGGTGCTTCTAAGCATGGCAGATACATCATTAAGCTTTTTACTGTCGGCAGCTCTTATTGGCTTAGGCTGGGGAACTTTGTTTCCAAGCTTTCAAACGATAGCCATACAATCTGCGGAACCTAAAAGAAGAGGGCTTGCCACTGCTACCTTCTTATCCATTTTTGATATCGGAATCGGCATTGGCTCCTTCCTTGTAGGTGTCATCACGACAAAAATTGAATTTAGTTCCCTGTATTTCTTCAGTTCATTTTTCATCTTGGGAGGCCTTGCTGTTTATTATGCTCTGCATGGTAAAAAAACGAGTCTGAAATACAAGAATGAAAGCAGTGCACCGCTGTTGAAAGCGAATGGCTGATCTTAAAACCTCTGATTATAATCAAGGGTTTTTCTTTTGAAGACCCCCTATTATCAATATTACTAATAAATATTATAATTTATATTTATTTTACTAATAGTTATGAAGTTGATAAAGTTATCTTAAGAACAAATTGCTTAGGAAGTGTACATCATGTTGAACAGTCAAACAAAGCTAAAACATCAGCAGTTTCCTTTTATGCAAGGGATTTTGCTGACATTCATATTTGCAGCTATTGCTTCTTATATAGCAAGTTTCTCCTTATTTTCCGTTATAGGACCCCTTATCATCGCCATGATTCTGGGAATATTGTGGAGAGCTTCTGCCGGAATAAGTGAACCAGTGCTTACAGGAGCCTCTTTTTCAAGTAAAAAGCTATTGCGCCTCGGCATCATTTTTCTCGGAATGAGATTAAACCTGACAGCTCTCTATCAAGCTGGAATTAACGTGTTTATCCTTTCCTTAATCGTAATCCTCTTTACCATACCCCTGGTATATACTCTTTCCCGCTTTCTCAAAGTGGATAAGAAAATCAGTATACTCACCGCATGTGGAACCGCAATTTGCGGGGCTGCAGCAGTTGCAGCAATTGCCCCATTGGTGAAGGCGAATGATGAGGAGACAGCTGTAAGTGCAGGAACCATTGCCATTTTAGGCACGGCCTTTACTCTGCTATACACCTTTTTATATTCTTTTATAAATCTAACACCCTATGGTTTCGGTGCTTTTTCCGGAGGAACGCTGCATGAGATTGCACATGTCGTAGCTGCGGCATCGATTGGAGGAACCGAATCAGAAGATATAGCTATTATCGTAAAATTAACCCGTGTCGCCCTGCTTGTACCCTCTGCTCTGATAGTCGGAATCCTTTTTAGAGAAAAAAAGACAGAAGGTGCTCCCTCTTCCCTGCCTATTCCTTGGTTTATTCTAGGATTCCTTTTCATGAGCGGGTTGAATACAGCTGGAATTGCTTCAGAGGAAACTGCCTCTTTCCTTGTCTCTTTTTCCTATCTATTAATTGGAATGGCCATGGCTGGACTTGGATTAAACGTAAACTTAAAGACTTTTAAAAAGCTTGGCTCTAAGCCGTTGATTGCCGGTTTGACAGGGTCTGTGCTGCTGTCTGCTGCGGGGTATGGGTTAGTCCTATTGCTTGGGCTTAATTAAAAAAAGGAGGACCGGTCAATTACGATCGGTCCTTCGTATTAATGAGCTATTAATGCCTTAACCCGCTTCTCAAGCAGCTCTGTCCCTCCATACCCAGTCAGCACACTCGCAATTTCGCCATTCCTATCCACAAAAAAGGTTGTAGGCACCGCCGCTACTCTATATAGTGAAGAAGCTTCCCCTGTCTTATCAAGCAAAACAGGAAATGAAAATCCATAGTCTTTAGCGAACATATACGCTCCTTCTTCTGAATCCTGATTGGTCATATTGACGGCATAAATCTTCACCTGACCTTTATATTTCTCAGCAAGCTTCACTAAATCAGGTGCTTCCATTTTGCAGGGACCGCACCAGGATGCCCAGAAATTCAGAACAATGGGCTGATCGTAGGGCGGTTTTATTTCATGTTCTTTCTGATTGATATCCGAAAGCTTAAGTTCAGGAGCTTTTGCTGCAGCAGATTGTTCCAGCGGAAGACAAAGACTGAGCAGTACAGCGAGCAGAATTATTCGTGCCATCTAAATCACTTTCCTTTTTTATCCTTATCATTCTCCTTTAAGAATGGACATATTCCTGTGAGACGAGCGTACATATGAATTAAGATGTTTTTGAAAGGAGCGGCTGGTGTTGCTGTCTAAAACAAGTTCACAAATCTTCACCCTCTTTTTTCTCGTCCTCCTGATTGGAACGATGGCCTATTTAGATTCATTTCAGGCAAGAAATATCGAAACAGGATCCTTTCCTATGGCTGCTGAAGAAGAAGCAGCGACTGCGGCAAAGGAGCAGCCGCTTTTTACAGTGTACGAGGATAAGAAAATTTCATCAGAAGTGAAAGATGGATATTGGGTAGAAACGTATCAGGAGTTTGAAATCCTTAAAGATGCAGATGGTAAAACGGTTGAAGTGAAGCCGACAGAGAACTACAGTTACTTAAAATATAGAGTAGATTAAATGACAAAAAAGCTGATCTGTATGAAGATCAGCTTTTTCATTTTGAAAGCAGGATATATCCTTTGTTATACAGCTTTCCGTTCTGCTGAAATTTAGACGGGCAGGTTTCCACAAGATAATCTCCCTGCAAATGGCCAAGACTCAATTGCATCGTTTGCTCGAAAGGATTCTTTTTATAAAAAGAATCCGCCAGGTGCCGCTCTTTTCCGATTGAAAGCCCCTTTGGCACGAAGATGTCCCAGTTCGAAAGACGAATCACACCTGAAATAGCCAAGTCTCTCCGTCCTGCTGCATGAAAATCCGTCACCAACCGAATAAAGGCCGATGGTCCTGTTCATATTGCTTCATTTATAGTACCGTCCCCGCCCATTGCCGCAACAAAATCAAGCTTTCTTTCACAGGCTTCCCGGGCAAACTCCATTGCATCTCCCTCGCCTTTTGTTTCATGGAGCTCTGTTTCATAGCCCATTTTATTCGTTGTTTTAAAAGCATGTTCCGTATATTCAGTCCCTTTTTCCTTTCCTGAAGATGGGTTTACAATTAACATTGCCTGCTTCAAACCATTTTCCCCCTCGACTTAAAATGCCTATAATTTACCTTACCCCTAAAATAGACAAATTGAACCGTCGTACAAAAAAACATTACTCCTTTTACTGAAGTAATGTTCCTTATCACAGGATGGCAATCCGTTCATAAATATCCCTCAGGTTTCTGCAGCCGAGCCCTTTTACATCCTCTACATATTTACACCATAATTTCGCTGTCAAGATGGCGTCGCCTAACGCATGATGACGGTCTATAACAGGAATCTGCTTATGATCACACCAATCTTCAAGTCTTACATACTCTGAATTCGGTTCAGCGATGCGGTATAAAAAAGAAGTGTCCACAATCCGGTGCTTAAAAGGTGCACGGAACAGTTTCCTGCTTGCATGCTGCATAAAGTTTTTTTCATGTGAAGAGTGATGGGCAACAAGTGTATCTCCTTTTACAAACTTATAAAATTCGATCATGGCTTCTTCAAGGGAAGGCGCATCCTTTAAGTCATCATCAGTAATGCCCGTTAACTCACGGATTTCATCGGACATCCCATTTTCATGTCTGACAAGCGAGTAGAAACGTTCCTCTTCCTTCAGCGTGCACCCGCTCACCTTAACTGCTCCGATTGCAATGATTTCATTCCCCTGCTCTGGGAAAAATCCGGTTGTTTCAATATCAAAGACAACTACATTCAGATCATCTAATGGAACCGACAGCGCCTCCTCTGCTTTCATTTCGCGCTGAAGCTGACGCAAAAACGCGATTTGCTGGGAGTTTTGCCCGCTTTGAGCAGTTCCAAATACGCTCGTTTGAAACTTTCCGTGCACTTCTCTTATAAAATGAACGAACGGATTCGTCTTCATTTATGAACACCCTTTTCAATGATTCCCTGCACAAAGTGATGCAGCTTTTTCCCGTTTTTCAGGATGGTTTTCATTTCTTTTCTCTCCGCACGGCTGAGCTTTTGAATGGGAAGGTAATGTACATCATCGTAATCTTGGATTCTCTTTAAATTAAACATCCGAAACTGCAGCAGATTTGCAAAGCTGGTTTTATAGTCTCTCAGCTCATTCCGATAAAATTCGTCTTTGCTGAGTTCATCAATCCGGTCCAAAGTTGATGCGGCTAATACTCCTTCTTTAATGGCAAGGATTCTTACCGCATTTACATACGGCAAAAACGCAGCCTGCTTTAAATTCAATGATCCCTGATAAGGGCCGCTGTTTTCAGTAAAGATTTGCCCAAGAGGACCAACAGAAGGCTTGAGGTGCATGATATTATCCATAAACCGTTTTAATAGTTTCGGAGACTTTTTCCGGCATTCATCAATGACGTTTTTTAAATGGTCAATAAATGCTTCTTCTCCCTCTAAAACTCTTGCATCAACAAAAATCTGCAGATACCGCATTGACTCGAAGCTGACTTCATCCATCCATTTTGACAGCTGTTTTTCAAAAGCTCCAAGCGATTTGCACCAGACAGGATTTGAGCTCATGACTTTTCCTTCGCAATAAGGATATCCTGCAATATGAAGACCTAAGGAAACTTCTTTTCCAAGTGCCAGAAAGTACTGATCTGCATCCGTACCGCTTTTTTCATAAACCATTCCATGATCCTGGTCACTGATGACCCCCTGTTCATATCTCCCTGCACTCCCCATGACAAACCATGTAAAGGGTGAAGGAGGAGTCCCCTTTTCCTCCTTCACCCTTTGCAGAGATACGTTAAAAACCGCCCGCATGACTTGATCGTGAAATTGATTTAATGAGTGCGTATCAGATGTATATTTATTTATCTCTTCATCTTTCCATGCACGAATCGATTCGTAGCTTTCTCCCATTTACAGCACTTCCCTTTCGCTCCGGAATTAAGAGCTGATCTTATCCTCTTTTGATAAGAATACTTCAGGATAGCCGTAACTTCCATGCTCACTCATATCAAGCCCCATAATTTCTTCTTCTTCCGTTACACGAAGACCGCCCATCAGCTTTTTAGCGGCAAAGAGAATGATAAATGAAACGATAAAAGCATAAGCCCCGGATACGCCTGCACCCATAATCTGAACACCTAATTGTTCAATGCCTCCGCCATAGAATAATCCCGGCTTTCCAACTGTCGCTAGTTCAGGTGCTGCGAAAAATCCTGTTGAAATCGTACCCCAAACCCCTGCTGCGCCATGAATGGATAAGGCGTAGATTGGATCGTCTATTTTTCTCTTTTCGAAAATCGTCGCAGTCGTAGCCCCGACGATATTCGCCGCATCACAGACACAAAGCTCCTCTTCTTCTAAAAGCGCATAAGCAATTTTCAACCTTGTATCATCAGCGAGGGCTTTATAAATTTCCGCCACATTAGCCGTTTCCTGTCCTCGAAGCTTGTTCTTAACCCGTTCCACTTTTTCCGAATCCACACAAGTTATTTCACACACATCCTGCAGGCTTCACTTCATCACATCCTATTCATTCAAACGTTTGTTTGATTAAAGTATATGCACGATAATATGAACAGTTAAACAATTATTTGAATGTTTGTGTAAATAGATAATCTTCCCTATAATGATAACTACACAAGAAGTCAGAAGGAGACCCACGATGAAAAAAGAAAAACAAGAAGCAGACACGTTTCATGATCTGGACGAAGAAACCCTCTTCATCTCTTCCCAGACCTTCAAGGCGCTGTCAGACCCAACACGGCTCCGCATATTAAACCTGCTCACTCAAGGTGAACGGTCCGTAAATGAAATTGCTGAAACATTATCTCTTCTCCAATCAACCGTATCCCACCAGCTAAGATTTCTAAAAAACCTCCGCCTCGTGAAATTCCGCCGCGAAGGAACAACCTTATTCTATTCACATGACGACGAACACGTTATCGGGCTTTTGAAGCAGATGATTGAGCATGCCAGGCACTGAAACGAAATGCGGAACCGGCTGTTCTGGCCTAGGAGTTGGGCGGTAAAGCCTTC contains these protein-coding regions:
- a CDS encoding acylglycerol kinase family protein, which produces MKQAMLIVNPSSGKEKGTEYTEHAFKTTNKMGYETELHETKGEGDAMEFAREACERKLDFVAAMGGDGTINEAI
- a CDS encoding MarR family transcriptional regulator — its product is MSEIDQNIFHSIQQLSRQLTKRLNEVLQPYGLFSAQWTVLFTLKKYGTLTQTDLCDYLSIEAPPMTRTIQRLVKQGYVIQIPGSDKRTKHIKLTDKAINDYALWEKSVLEMENDLLKAIPDDMQDPLRTYIQQWLQHIRNSERG
- a CDS encoding ArsR family transcriptional regulator; translation: MAEIYKALADDTRLKIAYALLEEEELCVCDAANIVGATTATIFEKRKIDDPIYALSIHGAAGVWGTISTGFFAAPELATVGKPGLFYGGGIEQLGVQIMGAGVSGAYAFIVSFIILFAAKKLMGGLRVTEEEEIMGLDMSEHGSYGYPEVFLSKEDKISS
- a CDS encoding 3'-5' exoribonuclease encodes the protein MKTNPFVHFIREVHGKFQTSVFGTAQSGQNSQQIAFLRQLQREMKAEEALSVPLDDLNVVVFDIETTGFFPEQGNEIIAIGAVKVSGCTLKEEERFYSLVRHENGMSDEIRELTGITDDDLKDAPSLEEAMIEFYKFVKGDTLVAHHSSHEKNFMQHASRKLFRAPFKHRIVDTSFLYRIAEPNSEYVRLEDWCDHKQIPVIDRHHALGDAILTAKLWCKYVEDVKGLGCRNLRDIYERIAIL
- a CDS encoding DUF294 nucleotidyltransferase-like domain-containing protein, with product MGESYESIRAWKDEEINKYTSDTHSLNQFHDQVMRAVFNVSLQRVKEEKGTPPSPFTWFVMGSAGRYEQGVISDQDHGMVYEKSGTDADQYFLALGKEVSLGLHIAGYPYCEGKVMSSNPVWCKSLGAFEKQLSKWMDEVSFESMRYLQIFVDARVLEGEEAFIDHLKNVIDECRKKSPKLLKRFMDNIMHLKPSVGPLGQIFTENSGPYQGSLNLKQAAFLPYVNAVRILAIKEGVLAASTLDRIDELSKDEFYRNELRDYKTSFANLLQFRMFNLKRIQDYDDVHYLPIQKLSRAERKEMKTILKNGKKLHHFVQGIIEKGVHK
- a CDS encoding TlpA family protein disulfide reductase yields the protein MARIILLAVLLSLCLPLEQSAAAKAPELKLSDINQKEHEIKPPYDQPIVLNFWASWCGPCKMEAPDLVKLAEKYKGQVKIYAVNMTNQDSEEGAYMFAKDYGFSFPVLLDKTGEASSLYRVAAVPTTFFVDRNGEIASVLTGYGGTELLEKRVKALIAH
- a CDS encoding MFS transporter, encoding MKEQKLWTKDFLSISLSSFFLFLTFYYLLVTLPIYSLHDLNGKPSQAGLIVTIFLLAAIVIRPFAGKWIELCGKRIVLISSLSIFALGSLLYYFTNTMNGLYLLRFFHGIGFGMATTAAGAIVADIIPESRRGEGMGYYAMSMNLAMVIGPFLGLTAMEQWGTAAMFGICIFTAFFSLFSCLIIKMPKPVKTSSKVVPSIDNKGLKGLFEPTAISIAIVAGLFALVYASILSFVSVYAKQIGLFEAASYFFVVYAIVMLIARPFTGRWFDQYGANVIIYPAIVCFASGMVLLSMADTSLSFLLSAALIGLGWGTLFPSFQTIAIQSAEPKRRGLATATFLSIFDIGIGIGSFLVGVITTKIEFSSLYFFSSFFILGGLAVYYALHGKKTSLKYKNESSAPLLKANG
- a CDS encoding metalloregulator ArsR/SmtB family transcription factor; the encoded protein is MKKEKQEADTFHDLDEETLFISSQTFKALSDPTRLRILNLLTQGERSVNEIAETLSLLQSTVSHQLRFLKNLRLVKFRREGTTLFYSHDDEHVIGLLKQMIEHARH
- a CDS encoding putative sulfate exporter family transporter translates to MLNSQTKLKHQQFPFMQGILLTFIFAAIASYIASFSLFSVIGPLIIAMILGILWRASAGISEPVLTGASFSSKKLLRLGIIFLGMRLNLTALYQAGINVFILSLIVILFTIPLVYTLSRFLKVDKKISILTACGTAICGAAAVAAIAPLVKANDEETAVSAGTIAILGTAFTLLYTFLYSFINLTPYGFGAFSGGTLHEIAHVVAAASIGGTESEDIAIIVKLTRVALLVPSALIVGILFREKKTEGAPSSLPIPWFILGFLFMSGLNTAGIASEETASFLVSFSYLLIGMAMAGLGLNVNLKTFKKLGSKPLIAGLTGSVLLSAAGYGLVLLLGLN